From Eleftheria terrae, the proteins below share one genomic window:
- the ftsB gene encoding cell division protein FtsB — protein MRLPLLTLVLAALLLLVHAELWFGKNGVHRVVELQHKLADHQAKNEVARERNAQLAAEVRDLKEGLEMVEEKARFELGMVKPNEVYVQVSNAP, from the coding sequence ATGCGCCTGCCGCTGCTCACCCTGGTGCTCGCCGCGCTGCTCCTGCTGGTCCATGCGGAGCTGTGGTTCGGCAAGAATGGCGTGCACCGGGTGGTGGAGCTGCAGCACAAGCTGGCCGACCACCAGGCCAAGAACGAGGTCGCCCGCGAGCGCAATGCGCAGCTGGCGGCCGAGGTTCGCGACCTGAAGGAAGGCCTGGAGATGGTCGAGGAGAAGGCCCGCTTCGAGCTGGGCATGGTGAAGCCGAACGAGGTCTACGTTCAGGTTTCCAACGCGCCCTGA
- the pnuC gene encoding nicotinamide riboside transporter PnuC, which produces MDFLTAALEPLLQPLFLIDGRPLTTVLELIAFVLAVVMVACNIRVIAWGWPLAIVSSLLYFLVFWQSRLYGDAALQIVFAVLALWGWWQWLRGRGDNGAPLRVHTLPARGRGLLLGAVLVGWPLLGLYLDRYTDTDVPYWDAFPTVASLAGQYLLGRKLVENWPTWIVVNAVSVGLFAYKGLWLTTALYLVFIVMAMAGWRTWRQLAAEPA; this is translated from the coding sequence ATGGACTTCCTGACCGCCGCCCTGGAGCCGCTGCTGCAGCCGCTTTTCCTCATCGACGGCCGGCCCCTCACCACGGTGCTGGAGCTGATCGCCTTCGTGCTGGCGGTGGTGATGGTGGCCTGCAACATCCGCGTCATCGCCTGGGGCTGGCCGCTGGCCATCGTCAGCTCGCTGCTGTACTTCCTCGTGTTCTGGCAGAGCCGCCTGTACGGCGACGCGGCCTTGCAGATCGTGTTCGCGGTGCTCGCGCTGTGGGGCTGGTGGCAGTGGCTGCGCGGGCGCGGTGACAACGGCGCGCCGTTGCGGGTGCACACCCTGCCCGCCCGGGGCCGCGGGCTGCTGCTCGGCGCGGTGCTGGTCGGCTGGCCCCTGCTCGGGCTCTACCTGGACCGCTACACCGACACCGACGTGCCCTACTGGGACGCGTTTCCCACTGTCGCCAGCCTGGCCGGGCAGTACCTGCTGGGCCGCAAGCTGGTGGAGAACTGGCCGACCTGGATCGTCGTCAACGCCGTCAGCGTCGGCCTGTTCGCCTACAAGGGCCTGTGGCTGACGACCGCGCTCTACCTGGTGTTCATCGTGATGGCGATGGCCGGCTGGCGCACCTGGCGGCAGCTGGCCGCGGAGCCGGCCTGA